Genomic DNA from Takifugu flavidus isolate HTHZ2018 unplaced genomic scaffold, ASM371156v2 ctg465, whole genome shotgun sequence:
gaccttctggtgGGCCTCGCCATGATGCCGCTCATGATCGTCACCCTGGATTTCTGTTGGTGCATCAGTTCATTTATATGCTTTCTTTCCGACCTGTTAAGctttgtcctcacctctgcctctATTGGGAACATGGTGCTGATATCAGTAGATCGTTATGTGGCCATTTGTTACCCTCTGCGTTATTCCTCCATCAAACCAAGTACAGttaaaatctgtgtgtctgtgtgttggatcAGTTCTATTATCTACAATCTCATACTTCTAAAAAGATAACCTTTTAAACATTGATTCCAGTTTGCTACAAAAATGCCCCTTTTCATCAAATGACATTTAGCAATTGTAGATGTATTCATCACATTTTATGTCCCTCTAACTGTGATTATAGTTCTCTACACCAGAGTGTTTGTGGTGGCTGTCACACAGGCACGTGCCATGCGGTCTCAGGTTTCAACAACTGGGTCAAAAGCTGTGAGTGCAATGAAATCAGAGTTGAGAGCTGCTGCGAGAACACTGGAATTGtcattctctttttcttcatttgttttttcccctatttCATTTCTTCTATAATAGGACAAGACACAAGTACTGAAGCTTCAACAGGTCAATTTTTTCTGTTCTATTGTAATTCTACAATAAATCCTATCATCTATGCTTTTTTCTATCCCTGGTTCAGGAAGACAGCTAAACTCCTCCTGAGCTGCAAATTCTCTAAACTGTGAGCAGGAGTATGTAGATGAGAGCATATAGGCTGGCACATGTTCGTAGCTTTTTGTGGTGGTGAAAATGAACAGTTCAAAAGCTCaaagagagagaataaatgaTTATCATGAATAATTTTATTGATTCATGGCTCTAGTGTTTCTGATTCCATGGTGTTTCACACAGATCTTTGCTGAATATGAATCAAACTGTTTGTAACAAACACATTTCCAAGTGTTTTAAATTTGAGACTGATTGGTTGAATGGAGACAACTTTGGAGCCTGGATGATGTTTATCCATCTAGGCTTTACCACAGGCTACACCCCGGACCTGTCACCCGCTCATCACAGTGTTCCTGGAATACTGTCATTTATATAAATTTCTCATTTCAGGCAAAGACACTCTCTTGAATTATAAGTTGCATTAGTTCAactaatttttttttagcaaaaaaGTAGCATAGATTTGAGCTAACTTTTTATATGACTGAATGACAACATATTACTTGCAGTTTTCTATGTAAATGTGTGATTTGAGTTGGAGATATTAACAATCATCTCTGTCTTTAGGCATTTACAGACGACAACCAATCTCATCCTGCTCTCCATGGCAGTGTCTGACCTTTGGTGGGCCTCGCCGTGATGCCGCTCATGATCGTCACCCTGGATTCCTGTCAGTGCATTAGTTCATTTATATGCTTTCTTTTCGACCTGTTACGctttgtcctcacctctgcctctATTGGGAACATGGTGCTGATATCAGTAGATCGTTATGTGGCCATTTGTTACCCTCTGCGTTATTCCTCCATCAAACCAAGTACAGttaaaatctgtgtgtctgtgtgctggGCCACTTCTATTATCTACAATCTCATACTTCTAAAAGATAACCttttaaacattgatttttcCAGTTCCTGCAACAAAAAATGCCCACTTttcataaattacattttatataTTGCAGATATAATCATCACATTTTATGGCCCTCTAACTGTGATTATAGTTCTCTACACCAGAGTGTTTGTGGTGGCTGTCACACAGGCACGGGCCATGCGGTCTCAGGTTTCAACAACTGGGTCAAAAGCTGTGAGTGCAATGAAATCAGAGTTGAGAGCTGCGAGAACACTCGGAATTGtcattctctttttcttcatttgttttccccctatttcatttcttctttaatAGGACAAGACACAAGTACTGAAGCTTCAACAGGTCAATTTTTTCTGTTCTATTGTAATTctgcaataaatcctatcaTCTATGTTTTTATCTATCCCTGGTTTCGGAAGACAGCTAAACTCCTCCTGAGCTGCAAATGCTGTAAACTGTGACCAGGAGTATGTCGATGAGAGCATATAGGCTGGCACATGTTCGTAGCTTTTGTGGTGGTGAACAATGAACAGTTCAAAAGCTCAAAGACAGAAAATCAATGATTATCGTGAATAATTTTTATTGATTCATGGCTCTCGTGTTTCTGATTCCATGGTGTTTCACACAGATCTTTGCTGAATATGAATCAAACTGTTTGTAACAAATACATTTCCAAGTGTTTTAAATTTGAGACTGATTGGTTGAATGGAGACAACTTTGGAGCCTGGAATGATGTTTATCCATCTAGGTTGTACCACAGGCTACACCCCCCTGTCACCCGCGCTCATCACAGTGTTCCTGGAATACTGTCATTTATATAAATTTCAATGCTATATTCAACCACACTGATTCTTTTGTTAATGTCGAATATATGTCAAATAAAGTTGCATTTctatattaaaaataagataaagatGTTGTATGTTTTATTCCACTTTCTGTGCTTACAGGATAAACTTCAATAGATTAGTTTTTCATTTCTTGAATGTGTCTTGAGAATATTCGCTATCAAAAcatcagtttaaacatgaatgaTCTGACAAACTAATGTCTTAAACAACCTTGTTCGTCAGTTTGAAAAGAGTAATTATGATCAGTGAGAAGTGGGCAGAGAAGAACACCTGAGAAATTGTTATAATATATCTTCCATATTTATTCCATGTGGGTTTACTCAGAGGTCAGCTGTTCTCTTTAGCAGCATCCTTTAATGACACTCATGTGTTTGTCCATCAAGAATGTAAATTAATTAAGATGGGAATACATTCAGATGAAATTAAAATTGCACTGAGACATTTTATTGGGCCTTTTTCAGCATAAGCTTTTGAAATATGATTGACATGACTCTCACCTTTGACTAAGATCAGACTAATTCGAgttttttactgttaaatttttatttgaaaaaagtgCACTATTGTTTCATGCAGGAAAGCtaattttcaaatttaaaattaTTGAAAGAGCAGACTGGTCTAGAGTTTGGATTTTTGATAAGGGTTCAGGATGGAACTCTTACACCAAGTGAAACCAGAAACAGGACCCAAAATATAAACACAGGCAATCCTGAAgatgaaacattttaattttcaaaAGAAGGGTGACAAAAAGGGTAAAGATGCAATAGGTGGAAAATGTACAGGTGAGGGATCTGCATGAATTGGAACACAAGACAAAGGTGAGGCAGGTAAAAACTCACAAAGAAGATGGACTATCAAAAATACAACCTCAAAATATCCTCACGAAAAGGGAGCCAAGCATTAACACTGAGGAGCAATAATCTGAtctggagatgagaagagaaacaagcTGCTTTAAAGGTGCAGATCCAGCCAACCCAGACGGGCTACAGGTCAGTGAGGTGCTGTTTCAGACCTGCCTGCCAGGGATTGGGgaaacaaggaaaaacaaaatacactGAATCATTACATTGCCCTCCTCCAACAAGTGCCTCCAGGTGAATAGTTACGCTTGTCCGTGGTCTGTGTGAACGACCCGGCTCAAGTCAGGATCCAGAATAGAGTGAACCCGTGGCACCCATGAGTGCCCCTCAGGACCACATCCCTCCCAGTCCACCAAGTATATGCCGCGGTGGCGAATGTCAACAAGGCGGTGAACAGAGTAGACAGGGTCATGAGACGGGGAGAGGGGGTTCAGAAGGAGGCCACAAGTCACTCGTGACAACTGGCTTATTTTGAGACAAATGGAATGCAGGCTGGATCTTCATGTTGTCTGGAAGTGTGACTGTAGTTGGACCAATTCAACAATTTTAGGGGAAAATGTGTCAATGAATCTAGGAGAGAGTTTCCACGATTCAGTGAGTCGGGGAATGTTCTTGGTTGAAAACCAAATTGACTGACCTGGGCAGTAATTGTGTACTAGGGTTCGACAACGGTTGGAATACTTAGAAGTGCTGGTTTGCGCACGTTCATGGGCCTCCTTGGGCTCCCTCCACACCACCTTACAGTGCTGGATGTATTATCTGCACTGAATTTATGGCTAAATTTGCTTCCTGTGTAggtagcagcagaggctgtTACCCAAGGAAGACCTCAAAGGAGAGAGACCAGTAGCTGCCCAGGTAAGCATG
This window encodes:
- the LOC130520640 gene encoding trace amine-associated receptor 1-like, translating into MSDEDGDGYISPFNTSCRLMSDAWKSTLTSAALACLAPLTVVLNLVVVVSISHFRHFQTTTNIILLSMAVSDLLVGLAMMPLMIVTLDFCWCISSFICFLSDLLSFVLTSASIGNMVLISVDRYVAICYPLRYSSIKPRQDTSTEASTGQFFLFYCNSTINPIIYAFFYPWFRKTAKLLLSCKFSKL